Proteins from a genomic interval of Myxococcales bacterium:
- a CDS encoding serine/threonine protein phosphatase: MLYAFGDVHGELDKLDELLDSLPLRDGDRLIFLGDYVDRGRDARGVIDRLIEVQKHWPCVFLLGNHESMFLDFLGWTDAAYFGGEAFLMNGGDQTLESYGFFEETDKKKYQLPKDHEDFLLGLKLFHREGDYLFVHAGINRSLLRERDVAYVLHKVKVEDLLWNRSTCDLPHNMPVTVVYGHTPTEDFEVRWNLPFSVGIDTGAVYGGPLTALRLPDETLFQV, from the coding sequence ATGCTTTACGCCTTTGGTGATGTTCACGGCGAGTTGGACAAGCTTGACGAACTGCTGGATTCGTTGCCTTTACGCGACGGCGATCGGCTGATCTTTCTCGGCGACTATGTCGACCGGGGGCGAGACGCCCGCGGTGTGATCGATCGGCTGATCGAAGTGCAAAAACACTGGCCGTGCGTATTCCTGCTGGGCAATCACGAGTCCATGTTTCTCGACTTCCTCGGTTGGACGGACGCGGCCTACTTCGGCGGCGAAGCCTTCTTGATGAATGGCGGCGATCAAACTCTCGAGAGCTACGGCTTCTTCGAAGAGACCGACAAGAAGAAGTACCAGCTTCCCAAAGACCACGAGGATTTCCTGCTCGGCCTCAAGTTGTTTCACCGGGAAGGGGACTACCTGTTCGTGCACGCGGGCATCAACCGCTCGCTCCTGCGCGAACGCGACGTCGCTTACGTCCTGCACAAGGTCAAGGTCGAGGACCTGTTGTGGAACCGATCGACTTGCGATCTTCCGCACAACATGCCGGTGACCGTCGTCTACGGACACACCCCGACCGAAGACTTCGAAGTCCGCTGGAACCTCCCGTTCAGTGTGGGAATCGACACCGGAGCCGTCTACGGCGGGCCTCTTACGGCGCTGCGCCTGCCGGACGAAACGCTGTTCCAGGTCTAG
- the ffh gene encoding signal recognition particle protein — protein sequence MLETVSQGFKTATERLRGIRELSDENIADSLADVRRSLLEADVDFQVAKDFLERVKQRALGEKVKTYARERGGRKLKVSTGQHFVGICKEELVNLMGPVETELARKDGAISIMLVGLQGVGKTTIAAKLAKYLKNQGRKPLLVAADIYRPAAVDQLKTLGESIEIPVHTGSVGQLPAEICREAKERARRDGRNAIIYDTAGRLAADEDLMNELQQIDAAVAPANTLLVCDALMGRDAVSHAEAFSAKLQIDGICMTKLDGDARGGAALSVKAVTGISIKFLGTGETLDRLEEFRPEGLASRILGMGDIVGLVKDFEEVVDEKQAEEDAERILKGQFTLEDLISQLQTLQKMGPVKEIFARMPGMGGMAEQVDEGELVKVKAMVGSMTPGERQVPSLINKSRTTRIAAGSGRKPKEVTDLLKRFEQMKGMMAMLGQQSGLMGKLTGGMPGMGGGMPSLPGVGGMPGFDPMAMLGGGASPIGRTKRRTSTADRKKKQKQAKKSRRKGRKK from the coding sequence GTGCTCGAAACAGTCAGCCAAGGATTCAAAACCGCGACAGAACGATTGCGCGGAATTCGCGAGCTCTCGGATGAGAATATCGCGGATTCGCTCGCGGACGTCCGACGCTCACTGCTCGAAGCCGACGTCGATTTCCAGGTCGCCAAAGATTTCCTGGAACGTGTAAAACAGCGCGCCCTCGGCGAAAAAGTAAAGACCTACGCCCGAGAACGCGGGGGACGCAAGCTCAAGGTCTCTACGGGCCAACATTTTGTCGGCATCTGTAAAGAAGAACTCGTCAACCTGATGGGGCCGGTCGAGACCGAGCTGGCCCGCAAGGACGGCGCCATCTCGATCATGTTGGTCGGACTCCAGGGCGTCGGCAAGACGACCATCGCGGCCAAGCTCGCCAAGTATCTCAAAAACCAGGGCCGGAAGCCCCTGTTGGTCGCCGCGGATATCTATCGACCCGCCGCGGTCGATCAGCTCAAGACCCTGGGCGAATCCATCGAGATTCCCGTGCACACCGGAAGCGTTGGTCAGTTGCCAGCGGAGATCTGTCGCGAGGCAAAGGAGCGGGCCAGGCGCGACGGCCGCAACGCGATCATCTACGACACCGCAGGTCGACTGGCCGCAGACGAAGATCTGATGAACGAACTGCAACAGATCGACGCCGCTGTCGCCCCGGCCAACACCCTGCTGGTCTGCGATGCACTGATGGGCCGCGACGCCGTCAGCCACGCCGAAGCCTTCAGCGCGAAACTCCAGATCGACGGCATCTGCATGACCAAGCTCGACGGCGATGCCCGGGGTGGGGCAGCGCTGTCGGTCAAGGCGGTCACGGGAATCTCGATCAAGTTCCTGGGCACCGGCGAGACACTGGACCGCCTCGAAGAGTTTCGCCCCGAAGGCCTCGCGTCACGCATCCTCGGAATGGGGGACATCGTCGGCCTGGTCAAGGATTTCGAAGAGGTCGTCGACGAAAAACAGGCCGAGGAAGACGCCGAGCGGATCCTCAAGGGCCAGTTCACCCTGGAAGATCTCATTTCCCAACTCCAGACCCTCCAGAAAATGGGACCGGTCAAAGAAATTTTCGCGCGCATGCCCGGCATGGGCGGAATGGCGGAGCAGGTCGATGAAGGAGAGCTGGTCAAGGTCAAAGCCATGGTCGGCTCGATGACCCCCGGCGAACGACAGGTTCCCTCGCTGATCAACAAGAGTCGAACCACGCGCATCGCGGCGGGCAGCGGCCGCAAACCCAAGGAAGTCACCGATCTGCTCAAGCGCTTCGAGCAGATGAAGGGAATGATGGCGATGCTCGGGCAGCAGAGTGGCCTGATGGGAAAGCTCACGGGCGGGATGCCGGGCATGGGAGGCGGAATGCCGAGCCTGCCCGGTGTGGGCGGAATGCCCGGCTTCGATCCGATGGCAATGTTGGGTGGGGGAGCAAGCCCCATCGGCCGCACCAAGCGACGGACCTCCACCGCGGATCGCAAGAAAAAGCAGAAACAAGCGAAAAAGTCGCGCCGAAAAGGGCGCAAGAAGTAA
- a CDS encoding 1-acyl-sn-glycerol-3-phosphate acyltransferase gives MAEREIIEVGDSKPPDGTDERSSGRDPFTAMVPGFNLFVRWFARRYFRHFELDAAKVEQLREMENRGAVVYVMRYSSRLDYFLLNTLFAREGLRLSAFANGINFHYFGKLWIALRASFNRERGRTGKDRRQSDRQHARRLALGGQSQFLFLRTERLKSFLRGRKGAQKTHELNLLQEVVQAVWDTDRPVYVVPVALFWRKGPRAESRFLNLSYGALSRPSDIAKVSSFLATYRSLSVKIGEAVDLQGFIESHRAEGPALLARKVRRSILIYLFREEKVVEGPTLRPRYRVQREVLADSAVRDAMLQRAIDRSWSAERVQADAEKIFSEIAASMNSTVLAAMNSIVSWLFRRMFTSIEIYGFEKVVDNARQRPVVLVPSHRSYFDFLILSVMLYGKFMLPPHIAARENMAFGPFGFIFRRVGAFFMRRTFDDALYKEIFRSYVGYLVREGFTQEFFIEGGRSRTGKTLPPRLGMLTWDVDAFIDSHQHDLVFIPVAITYERLVEESSILDELSGGTKTKESVLNLVRARKYLERRFGSVHVCFGEPISLADVLGDRREVYRQSGPEDREIEAEKRDVIEALGWRIVEQINWSFVANATSVSACAVMGSPHRGVRRVELVEHIRVIVDLLKLQKTRMTRALLADQKSFEESISFLLRNDLLKSREDSGGEILYFDESRRTALDLYRNAVAHFLATPSFLARRLLTGADGDALRRDLVQWQKLFYQEFYSPETEVSASQCEAFLGHFVERGWITHNDDVWSTTGAGRPVFENLAEQTRSVVDVYDLSCDVAAQLETVVTRAEFYDRVSEAFEGASIIGNVRRREAANTTTFSNAVDLLLHRGVLTEHRRDVPDKKGRSAAVREKKGKPKRQERVLTRAEDPEALRALRVALAVSGPL, from the coding sequence ATGGCAGAACGAGAAATCATCGAAGTGGGAGACTCGAAACCTCCAGACGGAACGGACGAGCGGTCGTCGGGTCGCGATCCCTTTACGGCGATGGTGCCCGGCTTCAATCTGTTCGTGCGCTGGTTCGCACGGCGCTACTTCCGCCATTTCGAGCTGGATGCTGCAAAGGTCGAGCAACTGCGGGAGATGGAAAACCGCGGCGCGGTCGTATACGTGATGCGCTACTCGAGTCGGCTCGACTACTTCTTGCTCAACACCCTGTTCGCCCGTGAAGGCCTGCGGCTCTCAGCCTTCGCCAACGGGATCAACTTCCACTATTTCGGAAAGCTGTGGATCGCGCTGCGGGCATCGTTCAACCGGGAACGGGGGCGCACGGGAAAAGATCGGCGCCAGTCCGATCGCCAACACGCTCGCCGTCTGGCCCTGGGCGGACAGTCGCAGTTCTTGTTTCTGCGCACCGAACGTCTCAAGAGTTTTTTGCGCGGGCGTAAGGGCGCCCAGAAAACCCATGAATTGAATCTGCTCCAGGAAGTGGTCCAGGCGGTTTGGGACACGGATCGCCCGGTCTACGTCGTGCCGGTGGCCTTGTTTTGGCGCAAGGGCCCCCGGGCCGAGAGCCGTTTTTTGAACCTGTCCTACGGTGCACTCTCTCGTCCTTCGGACATCGCCAAGGTCAGTTCGTTTCTCGCGACGTATCGCAGTCTGTCGGTAAAGATCGGCGAGGCGGTCGATCTCCAGGGGTTCATTGAAAGTCACCGCGCAGAAGGCCCGGCCCTGCTGGCACGCAAGGTCAGGCGTTCGATTTTGATTTACTTGTTCCGCGAAGAAAAGGTCGTCGAAGGACCGACCCTGCGCCCCCGCTATCGCGTCCAGCGCGAAGTCCTGGCCGACTCCGCTGTGAGGGACGCAATGCTGCAGCGCGCGATCGATCGCAGTTGGTCCGCCGAGCGGGTGCAGGCGGACGCGGAAAAGATCTTCTCCGAAATCGCGGCTTCGATGAATTCAACTGTGCTCGCGGCGATGAACTCGATCGTGAGCTGGCTCTTCCGTCGCATGTTTACTTCCATCGAGATCTACGGTTTCGAGAAGGTCGTAGATAACGCCAGGCAGCGTCCGGTGGTACTGGTGCCCAGCCATCGATCGTATTTCGATTTCCTGATTCTATCGGTGATGCTCTACGGCAAATTCATGCTTCCGCCCCACATCGCGGCGCGGGAGAATATGGCCTTCGGTCCGTTTGGCTTCATCTTTCGCCGGGTCGGCGCTTTCTTCATGCGGCGCACGTTCGATGATGCGCTGTACAAGGAGATCTTTCGCTCCTACGTGGGTTATCTGGTGCGCGAGGGGTTCACCCAGGAGTTTTTCATCGAGGGGGGGCGTTCGCGGACGGGAAAGACGCTGCCGCCGCGTCTGGGCATGTTGACCTGGGACGTCGACGCCTTCATCGACAGTCACCAACACGACCTCGTCTTCATCCCGGTGGCGATCACGTACGAACGATTGGTGGAAGAGAGTTCCATTCTCGACGAACTGTCCGGCGGGACCAAGACCAAAGAAAGTGTGCTCAATCTGGTACGTGCGCGTAAATATCTCGAGCGTCGCTTTGGCAGCGTGCACGTGTGTTTTGGCGAACCCATCTCGTTGGCCGACGTCCTGGGCGATCGGCGCGAAGTCTATCGGCAGTCCGGCCCCGAGGATCGGGAAATCGAAGCCGAGAAGCGGGATGTCATCGAGGCCCTGGGCTGGCGGATTGTCGAGCAGATCAATTGGTCCTTCGTCGCCAATGCAACCTCGGTCTCCGCGTGTGCGGTCATGGGTTCACCGCATCGCGGCGTGCGACGAGTTGAACTCGTTGAACACATTCGCGTCATCGTCGACCTGCTCAAGTTGCAGAAGACCCGCATGACCCGGGCATTGCTCGCGGACCAAAAGTCGTTCGAGGAGTCGATCTCGTTCTTGCTGCGAAACGATCTGCTGAAGAGTCGCGAAGATTCGGGGGGCGAGATTCTCTATTTCGACGAATCCCGTCGCACGGCGCTCGATCTCTATCGCAACGCGGTCGCCCATTTTCTGGCAACGCCCAGTTTTCTCGCCCGGCGATTGCTGACCGGGGCAGACGGAGACGCACTGCGCCGGGACCTGGTTCAGTGGCAGAAGCTCTTCTATCAAGAGTTCTATTCTCCAGAGACCGAAGTGTCGGCGTCTCAGTGCGAGGCATTCCTGGGGCATTTCGTGGAGCGGGGTTGGATCACCCACAATGACGATGTCTGGTCGACCACGGGCGCGGGCCGCCCCGTCTTCGAAAATCTTGCAGAGCAGACTCGGAGCGTCGTAGATGTTTACGATCTCTCCTGCGACGTGGCCGCGCAGCTAGAAACCGTCGTCACCCGGGCGGAGTTCTACGATCGAGTCTCGGAGGCCTTCGAAGGGGCCTCGATCATCGGCAATGTGCGCCGTCGCGAAGCCGCCAACACCACCACCTTCTCGAATGCGGTCGACCTGCTCCTGCACAGAGGCGTCTTGACCGAACATCGGCGCGACGTCCCAGACAAGAAGGGCAGAAGTGCTGCGGTTCGGGAGAAGAAAGGCAAGCCGAAGCGACAGGAGCGGGTGCTCACCCGAGCGGAAGATCCCGAAGCGCTGAGAGCGTTGCGCGTCGCTCTCGCAGTATCGGGTCCGCTCTAG
- a CDS encoding GNAT family N-acetyltransferase has protein sequence MFSRNTRAESTPKAGFLASRDREQVLTYLRADPRLNLQLLDLIDRDSDQATAPETVPVVLVAWLGAKVVGVASLRPTLLFDAHLARPALRAFLPFFSSIETGLLKSLDSVVTDLWDLLESTGRRTLIDRYEIAFSIGAGELERTSLPEGAVLRQAVESDLDELVYAARASLREEKRPDPGERDPVGFERWVRGRLERARVIEIGGRLAFVGYADVRRSEGWLVQGVFTWPEMRRQGLAAAAMAGLVREALDAGADHVQLAVVEGNEAALNLYRGLGFRSFARLRTVLFVGDAGAASR, from the coding sequence GTGTTTTCTCGCAACACTCGCGCTGAATCGACTCCGAAGGCGGGTTTCCTCGCCTCACGGGACCGAGAGCAGGTGCTCACCTATCTGCGAGCCGATCCGCGGCTCAATCTTCAGTTGCTCGACCTGATCGACCGCGATTCCGATCAAGCGACCGCGCCGGAAACCGTGCCCGTCGTGCTCGTGGCGTGGCTTGGGGCCAAAGTGGTCGGCGTGGCTTCGCTGCGGCCGACCTTGCTGTTCGATGCGCACCTGGCGCGGCCGGCTCTGCGAGCCTTTCTTCCGTTCTTCAGCTCGATCGAGACCGGGCTGCTGAAGAGCCTCGACAGCGTGGTCACCGATCTTTGGGATCTGCTCGAATCCACAGGACGCAGGACATTGATCGATCGCTACGAGATCGCTTTCTCGATTGGAGCGGGAGAACTCGAGCGAACTTCCCTGCCCGAGGGTGCGGTGTTGCGCCAGGCGGTCGAAAGCGATCTCGACGAGCTGGTCTACGCCGCAAGGGCGAGTCTGCGCGAAGAGAAGCGGCCGGATCCCGGGGAGCGCGATCCCGTGGGATTTGAACGCTGGGTGCGCGGGCGGCTCGAGCGAGCTCGTGTCATCGAGATCGGGGGGCGCCTGGCCTTCGTCGGCTATGCGGACGTTCGCCGCAGCGAGGGTTGGCTGGTCCAGGGGGTCTTCACCTGGCCCGAAATGCGCCGTCAGGGACTTGCGGCTGCAGCCATGGCCGGGCTTGTGCGCGAGGCCCTCGATGCTGGCGCAGATCACGTTCAATTGGCGGTCGTCGAGGGGAACGAAGCCGCGCTGAACTTGTACCGCGGACTCGGATTTCGCTCGTTCGCGCGCCTGCGAACGGTACTCTTTGTCGGAGACGCCGGGGCCGCGTCGCGGTAG
- a CDS encoding ATP phosphoribosyltransferase translates to MSDKTFADRSQKKLRIGLPKGSLEETTFKLLALAGFSVRVASRSYYPEIDDPEIECILIRPQEMARYVEQGVMDCAITGADWVIESGADVEEIADLEAPWPNYVPVRWILAVKEGSKFEKPEDLQGKRIASEVVGMTKRYLAAKNIEAKVEFSWGATEVKPPILADAIVDVTETGSSLRANRLKVIDTIFESTPRLIACKQSLENEWVRGKLERLTLLLNGAIAAASRVGLAMNVPRDKLDQVLALLPALNTPTVSTLADQNWVDVSTVVEEHLVRELLPRLVEAGARGIIESPLNKIVG, encoded by the coding sequence ATGAGCGACAAGACTTTTGCCGATCGCAGCCAGAAGAAGCTTCGTATCGGATTGCCCAAGGGCAGTCTCGAAGAGACCACCTTCAAGCTGCTTGCCCTGGCCGGGTTTTCGGTTCGCGTTGCGAGCCGCTCGTACTATCCCGAAATCGACGATCCCGAGATCGAGTGCATTCTGATTCGCCCCCAGGAGATGGCGCGCTATGTCGAACAGGGGGTGATGGATTGTGCGATTACCGGCGCCGACTGGGTGATCGAATCGGGTGCCGATGTCGAAGAAATCGCCGACCTCGAGGCACCCTGGCCCAACTACGTTCCGGTGCGCTGGATCCTGGCGGTAAAAGAGGGCTCGAAGTTCGAGAAGCCCGAGGACCTGCAGGGAAAACGGATTGCCTCAGAAGTGGTCGGAATGACCAAGCGGTACCTGGCCGCGAAGAACATCGAAGCCAAGGTCGAATTTTCCTGGGGCGCGACTGAAGTCAAGCCGCCGATTCTCGCCGACGCGATCGTGGACGTCACCGAGACGGGATCGAGTCTGCGTGCGAACCGTCTCAAGGTGATCGATACGATTTTTGAAAGCACTCCGCGGCTGATCGCCTGCAAACAGTCCCTCGAAAACGAGTGGGTGCGGGGCAAGCTGGAACGCCTCACGCTGTTGCTCAACGGCGCAATTGCAGCCGCCTCTCGGGTCGGTCTCGCGATGAATGTTCCCCGGGACAAACTCGATCAGGTGTTGGCCCTGCTGCCCGCGCTCAATACTCCAACGGTGTCGACTTTGGCCGATCAAAACTGGGTCGACGTGAGCACCGTGGTCGAAGAACACCTGGTTCGCGAACTTCTGCCAAGGCTCGTCGAGGCGGGAGCCCGCGGCATTATCGAGTCCCCCCTGAACAAGATCGTCGGCTGA
- a CDS encoding VOC family protein — MLQRTDRISIAVEDLGRAQKEMMQVLGRSPAWVGGYPGDETACVLFRLDNVCIELLSPLGDTATCNALRVQIEARGGGLHALHLASDDLAATVEELRDHGLNPSEPVEGLTKDEPSGAFRRFLQSVLDPAESAGVRIHLVEWLSAPEELPPSLAIDGERAAVMGGDHVVIFSGDAERAIDLYGTKLGIRLALDRTFEKRKTRILFFRLGHFTIEIGTPLGNQTDEPAKGDRLWGLAYRVDDIDAASERIAKAGLEVSEIREGHKAGTRVCTLKSKPAGVATLIIQQELHE, encoded by the coding sequence GTGTTGCAGCGAACCGATCGGATTTCGATTGCTGTCGAGGACCTCGGCCGCGCGCAGAAGGAAATGATGCAGGTTCTCGGCCGCAGTCCCGCGTGGGTGGGGGGCTACCCCGGTGACGAAACCGCGTGTGTGTTGTTCCGGCTCGACAATGTATGCATCGAACTGCTCTCCCCGCTGGGTGACACCGCCACTTGCAACGCGTTGCGAGTGCAGATCGAAGCACGCGGCGGCGGCTTGCACGCGCTGCATCTGGCAAGTGACGACCTCGCGGCCACGGTCGAGGAGTTGCGCGATCACGGGCTCAATCCGAGCGAACCTGTGGAAGGACTCACGAAAGACGAACCGTCCGGCGCATTTCGACGCTTCCTCCAAAGCGTTCTCGACCCCGCCGAGTCCGCCGGCGTGCGAATCCACCTTGTCGAGTGGCTCTCCGCACCGGAAGAGTTGCCGCCATCGCTAGCGATTGACGGCGAGCGAGCCGCTGTCATGGGCGGAGACCACGTGGTGATCTTCAGCGGGGATGCAGAGCGCGCGATCGACCTCTACGGAACCAAGCTCGGAATTCGGCTGGCGCTGGACCGAACATTCGAAAAGCGAAAAACACGGATCTTGTTCTTCCGACTCGGCCACTTCACCATCGAAATCGGCACCCCGCTCGGCAATCAGACAGACGAACCCGCGAAAGGCGATCGACTCTGGGGACTGGCGTATCGCGTAGATGACATCGACGCCGCATCCGAACGCATCGCAAAGGCGGGACTCGAGGTCAGTGAAATTCGCGAGGGACACAAGGCCGGGACCCGGGTATGTACGCTGAAGAGCAAACCGGCGGGAGTGGCGACGCTGATCATTCAGCAGGAGCTTCATGAATAA
- a CDS encoding NUDIX hydrolase, translated as MQKHLVVAQAIVHGDDGILLAVRRDLQGWELPGGKIEEGETAEAAVCREVREETGLIVEVDRYVGDYVRTGFRPHTAKIFLCRQVGGAFQTNWETLDLRWFPLESLPDTLFGWFREPLRDAFSGSAPPPVTKTNRQGVREILAAVQIDLRMRISNNQAGS; from the coding sequence ATGCAAAAGCATCTCGTGGTGGCCCAGGCGATCGTGCACGGCGACGACGGCATCCTGCTCGCGGTGAGGCGTGATCTACAGGGGTGGGAACTCCCGGGCGGAAAGATCGAGGAAGGCGAGACCGCGGAAGCCGCAGTGTGTCGCGAAGTCCGAGAGGAGACGGGCCTCATTGTCGAAGTCGATCGATACGTGGGTGACTACGTGCGCACCGGCTTTCGACCTCATACGGCCAAGATTTTTCTGTGTCGACAAGTAGGCGGGGCGTTCCAGACCAATTGGGAAACGCTCGATCTGCGCTGGTTTCCCCTCGAGTCGCTCCCCGACACCCTCTTCGGGTGGTTTCGTGAACCCCTGCGCGACGCGTTTTCCGGCTCGGCTCCGCCACCCGTAACCAAGACCAACCGCCAGGGAGTCCGCGAAATTCTGGCGGCCGTCCAGATCGACCTGCGAATGCGCATCTCCAACAACCAGGCAGGCTCCTAA
- a CDS encoding LysM peptidoglycan-binding domain-containing protein: MTRFLRTFHFVIVVAVMAVAMTGATVATCTELSSPIVLPRPPELADDIQFWVRVYSEVTTGSGLIHDSRHLGVVYEVAKIPSGLSGRARERWSDKIKAGYRKILISLSKGKRTGLTAEEARVLSLWPRGVSNKELRAARNRLRFQLGQADKFRAGIVRSGRWKSHIEQVFKAHGLPLELTALPHVESSFTPWAYSRVGAAGLWQFTRSTGRRFLRIDHVIDERLDPFRATVAAARLLAQNRKVTGSWPLAITAYNHGASGMRRAARKLGTKDIVAINRNYKSRTFGFASRNFYVELLAASEVSSNFQQYFGPLELDAPIDYASFEVPFYTTPAALCSALGIERSTLETSNPSLRPAVWRGAKYIPRHFPLRVPQSLLARPVELALESIPDTQRHAAQTKDLDYRVRRGDTLSTIARRFRVSVSQLVAINGLRSRHKIRVGQKLKLPDNGRTVRHAMANQSSRPPARAEVPASGQYTVRRGDTVSRIASRFGLNELDILDANHLRNRNRIYPGQTLNLRKSPAKSVMAAATTGPHPDAIATLSNPPKRPAEALEPMQGGVLVATAEDPALSELTELLADPSEYGVANDDTIEVQGAETLGHYAEWLNIRASRLRRINDIPYGRAIAIGQRIAIDLSQTERETFEARRQNYHRSIQEAFFERYEIEGTRTHIARRGDSVWKLAEKDYRIPLWLLRQYNPDLDFASLQKGTPIMVPELKQRESWVAGKSST; the protein is encoded by the coding sequence ATGACGCGATTCCTTCGCACGTTTCACTTTGTAATTGTGGTCGCAGTGATGGCAGTCGCGATGACCGGGGCCACGGTTGCGACGTGCACCGAGCTTTCCAGCCCCATCGTGTTGCCGCGCCCTCCCGAACTCGCCGACGACATCCAATTCTGGGTCCGGGTCTACTCCGAGGTCACGACCGGGAGCGGTCTGATCCACGACTCCCGGCATCTCGGTGTCGTCTACGAAGTGGCGAAGATCCCCAGCGGCCTCAGCGGGCGGGCAAGGGAACGCTGGAGCGACAAGATCAAAGCTGGCTACCGCAAGATTCTCATCAGCTTGTCCAAGGGCAAGCGCACTGGACTCACTGCCGAGGAAGCCCGGGTGTTGTCACTCTGGCCCCGCGGCGTGAGCAACAAGGAACTGCGCGCGGCCAGGAACCGGCTGCGCTTTCAGCTCGGACAGGCGGACAAATTTCGCGCTGGGATCGTGCGATCTGGCCGTTGGAAGAGCCATATCGAGCAGGTCTTCAAAGCTCACGGCCTGCCGCTGGAACTCACCGCCCTGCCCCACGTAGAGTCATCGTTTACCCCCTGGGCCTACTCCCGGGTCGGTGCGGCCGGCCTGTGGCAGTTCACGCGTTCGACGGGACGGCGGTTCCTCAGAATTGATCACGTAATCGATGAACGCCTCGACCCGTTCCGAGCCACGGTCGCCGCGGCCCGCCTGCTCGCCCAGAACCGCAAAGTGACGGGCAGCTGGCCATTGGCCATCACGGCCTACAACCACGGCGCCTCCGGAATGCGCCGGGCTGCGCGCAAGCTCGGCACCAAAGACATCGTCGCGATCAACCGCAACTACAAGAGCCGAACCTTTGGTTTCGCCTCACGAAATTTTTACGTTGAACTGTTGGCTGCATCCGAGGTGAGTTCGAACTTCCAGCAATACTTCGGGCCGCTCGAACTCGACGCACCCATCGACTACGCGTCCTTCGAGGTGCCCTTTTACACGACGCCGGCCGCGTTGTGTAGCGCGCTCGGAATTGAGCGTTCAACCCTCGAAACTTCCAATCCATCTCTGCGACCGGCGGTGTGGCGGGGCGCAAAATACATTCCGCGACACTTTCCCCTGCGCGTTCCCCAAAGCCTACTCGCCCGCCCGGTCGAACTCGCTCTCGAATCGATCCCGGACACCCAACGTCACGCTGCACAGACGAAAGACCTGGACTACCGGGTACGCCGGGGCGACACCCTTTCGACGATCGCCCGAAGGTTCCGGGTCAGCGTCAGCCAGTTGGTCGCGATCAACGGTTTGCGCAGTCGCCACAAGATTCGAGTGGGCCAAAAACTCAAGCTTCCCGACAACGGACGAACTGTTCGCCACGCGATGGCGAATCAATCTTCGCGCCCGCCGGCGAGAGCCGAGGTACCTGCATCGGGCCAGTACACGGTCCGGCGCGGCGATACGGTGTCGCGAATCGCCAGCCGCTTTGGCCTGAACGAGTTGGACATCCTCGACGCCAATCACCTGCGCAACCGCAATCGTATCTACCCCGGTCAAACGCTGAATTTGCGCAAATCCCCGGCGAAGTCGGTGATGGCGGCAGCGACCACCGGGCCGCATCCCGACGCGATCGCGACCCTGTCCAATCCGCCCAAGCGCCCCGCCGAAGCGCTCGAACCCATGCAGGGCGGCGTGCTCGTTGCGACCGCTGAAGACCCGGCGCTGAGCGAATTGACCGAGCTGCTCGCCGACCCGAGTGAATACGGCGTGGCGAACGACGATACGATCGAGGTCCAGGGAGCCGAAACTCTCGGACACTACGCCGAATGGCTGAACATCCGAGCGAGTCGTCTACGGCGCATCAACGACATTCCCTACGGTCGCGCAATTGCGATCGGCCAGCGGATCGCAATCGACTTGAGCCAGACCGAAAGGGAAACATTCGAAGCGCGGCGACAGAACTACCACCGCTCCATTCAGGAAGCCTTCTTCGAACGCTATGAGATCGAGGGAACGCGAACCCACATTGCGCGCAGAGGCGATTCGGTTTGGAAGCTTGCGGAGAAGGACTACCGCATCCCGCTTTGGCTGCTGCGACAGTACAACCCGGACCTCGACTTTGCGTCGCTGCAGAAGGGAACCCCAATCATGGTTCCCGAGTTGAAGCAGCGCGAGAGTTGGGTGGCGGGGAAATCGTCCACGTAG
- the hisI gene encoding phosphoribosyl-AMP cyclohydrolase: MEILNQLDFAKNDGLVTAIAQDHSSGEILMVAFMNEESFRLTVETGSVVYWSRSRKKLWRKGEESGNTQKLKSLYIDCDGDAVLMQVEQIGGAACHTGRRNCFFRKLDGDTFIDVGVKVFDPEKVYKK, encoded by the coding sequence ATGGAAATACTCAACCAACTCGACTTCGCCAAAAACGATGGCCTCGTCACCGCAATCGCCCAGGATCACTCCAGCGGAGAGATCCTCATGGTGGCCTTCATGAACGAAGAATCGTTCCGACTCACCGTCGAGACGGGCTCCGTGGTGTATTGGAGCCGCAGCCGCAAGAAGCTTTGGCGCAAGGGTGAGGAGAGCGGCAACACGCAGAAGCTCAAGTCGCTCTATATTGATTGCGACGGAGATGCGGTGTTGATGCAGGTCGAGCAGATCGGCGGAGCGGCCTGCCACACCGGCCGTCGCAATTGTTTTTTCCGCAAGCTCGACGGGGACACGTTCATCGACGTAGGGGTCAAGGTTTTCGATCCCGAAAAGGTCTACAAGAAATGA